In a genomic window of Novosphingobium sp. KA1:
- a CDS encoding GNAT family N-acetyltransferase, producing MAQHRGLKLLRSRRRKPGVGDYGKYGLADESGNALLGVGENGLTASAQDIEDFLRESEFGTWKQSAETTQQRPRPPKKPPEPEPDDEDAPVRRRSGQRLRRRTASGADNPPPGKKDLAGGTRPKPALRLVPQSGPAQEKLSQLTEKPRSRNESSLVPVPDPVLVVRSAATADSEELAALLHQLSGVAIEQSEVEKNLAMVRKAKAGLIVAELGKVIGCCQWSIIPAVHRGALGRLTVLVVDKAHRRRGIATAMLAAAQKALAKAGCKQVEALSDIAINNSHNFFRSLGFEQTSYRFVRDLGE from the coding sequence ATGGCGCAGCATCGCGGGCTCAAGCTGCTGCGCTCCAGGCGGCGCAAGCCCGGCGTCGGTGACTACGGTAAGTATGGGCTGGCTGATGAAAGTGGAAATGCCCTTCTTGGTGTCGGCGAAAACGGGCTAACCGCGAGCGCGCAGGATATCGAGGACTTCCTGCGCGAAAGCGAATTTGGCACATGGAAGCAATCCGCTGAGACGACGCAGCAGCGCCCACGACCGCCGAAAAAGCCTCCGGAACCCGAGCCCGACGATGAAGATGCACCTGTTCGGCGGCGCTCCGGGCAGCGACTGCGCCGGCGGACGGCGTCTGGTGCGGATAATCCGCCGCCTGGCAAAAAGGACCTAGCAGGTGGAACCCGCCCAAAACCGGCTTTGAGGCTAGTTCCCCAATCCGGACCGGCGCAAGAGAAACTATCCCAGCTCACCGAAAAGCCCAGATCAAGGAACGAGTCCTCACTGGTACCCGTACCCGACCCAGTGCTGGTTGTGCGTTCAGCCGCCACCGCCGATAGCGAGGAACTGGCGGCGCTGCTCCATCAGCTCTCGGGCGTGGCGATTGAGCAAAGTGAGGTGGAAAAAAATCTGGCCATGGTCCGAAAGGCGAAGGCCGGGTTGATCGTCGCCGAGCTCGGCAAGGTGATCGGCTGCTGCCAGTGGTCGATCATTCCCGCTGTCCATCGCGGTGCCCTGGGCCGTCTGACCGTGCTTGTCGTCGATAAAGCGCATCGGCGGCGGGGCATTGCAACGGCCATGCTGGCCGCGGCGCAGAAGGCGCTGGCGAAGGCTGGATGCAAGCAGGTCGAGGCGCTTAGCGATATCGCGATCAATAACAGTCACAATTTCTTTCGCTCGCTCGGCTTTGAACAAACAAGCTATCGTTTTGTCCGCGACCTCGGCGAATAG
- a CDS encoding zinc-dependent alcohol dehydrogenase: protein MRALTWHGKHDVRVDTVDDPEILNPRDAIIKITSTAICGSDLHLYDGYIPTMQAGDILGHEFMGEVVEIGKDSTLKKGQRVVVPFTIACGSCFHCSKHQYSACDNGLPADNKDIAQTLYGQPMSGLFGYSHMTGGYAGGQAEYVRVPFSDVGPIVIPDGIEDDKVLFLSDILPTGWQAAENAEIEPGDTVAVWGCGPVGLFSVQSAFLMGAERVIAIDHFPHRLELARKFGAETINFEETKTYEALMEMTGGIGPDACIDAVGLEAHGFFADNVWDQIKASTFLGTDRTHSIRQAILACRKGGRVSMPAVYGGFVDKFPLGAFMEKGLTLKTGQIHVQHYLPGLLNAIMEEKIDTTFLISHRLPLEQAPDGYKMFHDKQNEVTKVVLKPGLDLARVP from the coding sequence ATGCGCGCGTTGACCTGGCACGGGAAGCACGACGTTCGCGTCGACACCGTCGATGATCCCGAAATTCTCAATCCACGCGATGCCATCATCAAGATCACTTCCACCGCGATCTGCGGCTCGGACCTTCATCTCTACGACGGTTACATACCGACGATGCAGGCGGGTGACATCCTCGGCCACGAATTCATGGGCGAGGTCGTCGAGATCGGCAAGGATTCCACGCTCAAGAAGGGGCAACGCGTGGTCGTCCCCTTTACCATTGCCTGCGGATCCTGCTTCCATTGCTCGAAGCATCAGTATTCTGCATGCGACAATGGCCTGCCCGCCGACAACAAGGACATCGCGCAGACACTCTACGGACAGCCCATGTCCGGCCTTTTCGGCTACAGCCACATGACCGGAGGCTATGCCGGCGGCCAGGCGGAATATGTTCGCGTCCCGTTTTCCGACGTCGGGCCGATTGTGATTCCGGATGGGATTGAAGATGACAAGGTCCTCTTCCTATCCGACATTTTGCCCACCGGTTGGCAGGCAGCGGAGAATGCCGAGATCGAGCCGGGCGACACGGTAGCGGTCTGGGGATGCGGCCCGGTCGGGCTGTTTTCCGTCCAGTCGGCGTTTCTGATGGGCGCCGAGCGGGTCATCGCCATCGATCACTTTCCGCACCGGCTTGAACTCGCCCGAAAGTTCGGAGCCGAAACGATCAACTTCGAAGAGACCAAGACCTATGAGGCTCTGATGGAGATGACCGGCGGCATCGGACCCGATGCCTGCATCGATGCGGTCGGGCTCGAGGCGCACGGTTTCTTCGCCGACAATGTCTGGGACCAGATCAAAGCATCCACGTTTCTGGGAACCGACCGCACCCATTCGATCCGGCAGGCCATCCTGGCGTGCCGAAAGGGAGGCCGAGTGTCGATGCCGGCAGTTTACGGCGGGTTCGTCGACAAGTTCCCGCTAGGTGCATTCATGGAGAAGGGCCTGACGCTCAAGACCGGCCAGATCCACGTCCAGCACTACCTGCCCGGGCTGCTGAATGCGATCATGGAAGAGAAGATCGATACGACCTTCCTCATCAGCCACCGTCTGCCCCTCGAGCAGGCGCCCGATGGCTACAAGATGTTCCATGACAAGCAGAACGAGGTGACCAAGGTCGTACTGAAGCCTGGCCTCGACCTCGCGCGGGTGCCTTGA
- the xth gene encoding exodeoxyribonuclease III — protein sequence MKIATYNVNGVNGRLPVLLRWLELAEPDIVCLQELKAPQDRFPDAAITAAGYRAIWHGQSRWNGVAILSRVGDIHETRRGLPGDPDDEQSRYIEAAINGALIAGLYLPNGNPRPSAKFEFKLRWFERLSDRLAELVALDAPVIVAGDFNVMPTDLDVYAPDRWRDDALFTPEVRAAYAGLLQQGWTDALRHLHPDEAIYTFWKYWRGAFERDAGLRIDHVLLNPAAAKLLVAAEVDRRPRSWEKTSDHAPVWIELRDGLVRKTRRKP from the coding sequence GTGAAAATCGCAACCTACAACGTCAACGGTGTCAACGGGCGCCTGCCAGTGCTCTTGCGCTGGCTTGAGCTTGCAGAACCGGACATCGTCTGCCTGCAGGAACTGAAGGCGCCGCAGGACAGGTTCCCAGATGCTGCGATTACGGCAGCGGGCTATAGGGCCATTTGGCATGGACAGAGCCGCTGGAACGGCGTCGCGATCCTCAGCAGGGTCGGTGATATTCACGAAACCCGTCGCGGGCTTCCTGGCGACCCAGATGATGAGCAGAGCCGCTACATCGAAGCGGCAATCAATGGAGCGCTCATTGCCGGCCTCTACCTTCCCAATGGCAATCCGCGGCCGAGCGCCAAATTCGAATTCAAATTGAGATGGTTTGAGCGTTTGAGCGATCGTCTTGCCGAGCTTGTCGCACTGGACGCTCCGGTGATTGTTGCGGGAGACTTCAACGTTATGCCGACGGATCTCGATGTTTACGCGCCGGATCGCTGGCGTGACGATGCCCTTTTCACACCGGAAGTGAGAGCGGCTTACGCCGGGTTGCTCCAGCAGGGATGGACCGACGCGCTACGTCATCTTCATCCGGACGAGGCCATATACACGTTCTGGAAATACTGGCGCGGCGCCTTCGAGCGCGACGCGGGTCTCAGGATCGATCATGTCCTCCTCAACCCGGCTGCAGCCAAGCTGCTGGTGGCTGCCGAGGTGGACCGGCGCCCACGTAGCTGGGAAAAGACCAGTGATCATGCACCGGTATGGATCGAGCTGCGCGACGGGCTCGTGCGCAAGACCCGGCGCAAACCGTAG
- a CDS encoding KTSC domain-containing protein, translated as MLRHRAQLIVACRRHLLEILGDWPEVGFLPTFELSIGRLPGNAVGSWLSRERAAAPCARYDMRTHSFSESSIIDQIAYDDEAGTLRISFYQTGDYLYYDVPAPLFEAFCRAPSAGTFFNARIKDHFRHLRNPGRKRFGPNG; from the coding sequence ATGCTGCGCCATCGCGCGCAGCTGATCGTCGCTTGCCGACGCCATTTACTGGAAATCCTCGGCGACTGGCCCGAAGTAGGATTTTTGCCGACTTTCGAACTCAGCATTGGCCGTCTTCCCGGCAATGCAGTCGGATCGTGGCTGAGCCGGGAACGAGCCGCTGCCCCGTGCGCTCGGTATGATATGCGCACGCATAGTTTCTCTGAGTCCTCGATCATCGATCAAATCGCCTACGACGACGAGGCAGGGACCCTCAGGATCTCGTTCTACCAGACCGGCGATTATCTTTATTACGACGTGCCTGCACCCCTCTTTGAGGCGTTCTGCAGAGCGCCTTCTGCGGGGACATTCTTCAACGCGCGTATCAAGGACCATTTCCGGCACCTGCGAAATCCCGGGCGCAAGCGCTTCGGGCCAAATGGCTGA
- a CDS encoding Ku protein: MAARPYWKGQIRLALVSIPVEIYSATRSGATIAFNQIHEPSGQRIKYEKVVPGIGPVDVEDIVKGFEYAKGEYVLLDEKEIEGVKLESKKTLELTQFVDAHDVDMIYFEKPYYVVPADDLAEEAFIVLREALRRTRKIGLGQLAMRGREYVVSIKACGRGMVMETLRYADEVNKATSYFRDIGDTDPDEELLDLATTLIDKKTGKFDAAEFHDRYADALKELIERKKKGKTLNIDSDDSGKDPRGSNVVDLMAALKNSLGSTGRAATKTTAKKPAAKKTAKPAAKKPATKSAAKPSTRKRA; this comes from the coding sequence ATGGCTGCACGTCCATACTGGAAAGGCCAGATCCGCCTGGCGCTCGTTTCGATCCCTGTCGAGATATATTCCGCCACTAGGAGCGGAGCCACGATCGCCTTCAATCAAATCCACGAGCCTTCGGGCCAGCGTATCAAATATGAAAAGGTCGTGCCCGGCATTGGTCCAGTGGACGTCGAGGACATCGTCAAGGGCTTCGAGTATGCCAAGGGAGAGTATGTCCTGCTCGACGAAAAGGAGATCGAGGGCGTCAAGCTCGAGAGCAAAAAGACCCTCGAGCTAACCCAGTTCGTCGACGCGCATGATGTCGACATGATCTATTTCGAAAAGCCGTATTACGTCGTGCCGGCCGACGATCTGGCAGAGGAGGCGTTCATCGTCCTTCGCGAAGCGCTGCGGCGCACCCGCAAGATAGGGTTGGGGCAACTCGCCATGCGCGGCCGGGAGTACGTCGTCAGCATCAAAGCCTGTGGGCGCGGCATGGTGATGGAGACGCTGCGCTACGCCGACGAGGTAAACAAGGCGACGAGCTATTTTCGCGACATCGGCGATACGGATCCCGACGAGGAGTTGCTCGACCTGGCTACCACGCTGATCGACAAGAAGACCGGCAAATTCGACGCGGCCGAATTTCACGATCGCTATGCCGATGCCTTGAAAGAGCTCATCGAGCGAAAAAAGAAGGGCAAGACGCTCAACATCGATTCCGACGACAGCGGCAAGGATCCGCGCGGCTCGAACGTCGTCGATCTGATGGCGGCGCTCAAAAACTCGCTCGGCAGCACGGGCAGGGCGGCGACCAAAACGACTGCCAAGAAGCCAGCCGCCAAGAAAACTGCGAAGCCCGCCGCCAAGAAACCGGCCACCAAATCGGCTGCGAAGCCATCGACGCGCAAGCGGGCCTGA
- the ligD gene encoding DNA ligase D produces the protein MARALKTKHTQAEERLGKYREKRDFSRTAEPSGATGPTSGNGFVVQKHAASRLHFDFRLELDGVLVSWAVTRGPSTNPDDKRLAVRTEDHPLDYARFEGTIPKGEYGGGTVMLWDNGTWETIPGKDPRKTLPEGHLHFVLHGRRMQGEWILFRLKPRGREKGENWILRKVQDEFAGGSDDLTGTHLTSIDTGRTMEEIAAGKAVPKHKARNGKTVTAPNQDSAGPRRGRKASSPPPFQSVQLAALVDRVPPGDRWLHELKYDGYRTLLALGGGEGRAYTRSGLDWSDRFAALIAEAQKLGVRSALIDGEAVVTLPDGRTSFQALQAALKANPEAIDYFAFDLLELDGEDLTGLPLIERKEKLAALIGKGGGRIRYSDHIVGNGEKLLASFCSAGLEGVISKRIDARYSGSRSGSWVKTKCIRRQEFVIVGWTPSDKQRGFRSLLLGVNENGKLRYAGKVGTGFTGDEIDRLMEIMEPLERNKPTVEAPRAAVRDAHWIEPKLVAEIAYIEFTDEGVLRHPSYLGLREDKKPEAIVLETEAPVAAAIAPATDAVRISNRERVIFPEGKLTKGQLADYYEIVAPIMLPWAGSRPISLVRCPQGRAKKCFFQKHDAGSFGSEVKQIGIREKDGHEEAYLFVDTPAGLLTCVQMGTIEFHGWGARIEDIEKADRLVFDLDPDEGLDFKDVVSAAFHVQDLLAQMGLTTFPMVTGGKGVHVIAPLTPSAEWPEVKDFAHRFALALSQADPERFTAALAKAKRTGRIFIDYLRNQRGATAVMPYSARSREFAPIAVARHSG, from the coding sequence ATGGCACGAGCCCTCAAGACAAAGCATACGCAGGCGGAGGAGCGTCTCGGAAAATATCGCGAGAAACGTGATTTTTCGCGTACCGCAGAGCCTTCCGGGGCGACTGGCCCCACAAGCGGCAACGGTTTTGTCGTTCAAAAACACGCGGCATCGCGCCTTCACTTTGACTTCCGGCTCGAGTTGGACGGCGTGCTGGTAAGTTGGGCGGTTACGCGGGGGCCAAGCACCAATCCCGACGACAAGCGTCTCGCGGTCCGCACCGAGGACCATCCGCTCGATTACGCGCGCTTCGAAGGAACGATCCCCAAAGGCGAGTATGGCGGCGGCACCGTGATGCTGTGGGACAATGGCACTTGGGAAACGATTCCAGGCAAGGATCCCCGCAAGACTCTGCCCGAAGGCCACCTCCACTTCGTCCTCCATGGTCGCCGCATGCAGGGCGAATGGATCCTCTTCCGCCTCAAGCCGCGCGGCAGGGAAAAGGGAGAAAACTGGATATTGCGCAAGGTGCAGGATGAATTTGCAGGCGGGTCGGATGACCTGACCGGTACCCACCTCACCAGCATCGATACCGGCCGCACCATGGAGGAGATAGCTGCGGGCAAAGCGGTCCCGAAGCATAAGGCGAGAAACGGGAAAACCGTTACGGCTCCCAATCAGGATAGTGCCGGGCCGCGTAGAGGCAGGAAAGCGAGTTCGCCCCCGCCGTTCCAATCCGTGCAACTCGCCGCCCTGGTCGACCGTGTCCCACCCGGCGACCGCTGGCTCCATGAACTCAAATACGACGGCTACCGCACGCTTCTCGCCCTCGGCGGGGGTGAAGGACGAGCGTATACTCGATCGGGCCTCGACTGGTCGGACCGTTTCGCAGCCCTCATTGCCGAGGCGCAGAAGCTAGGAGTCCGCAGCGCGCTCATAGACGGCGAGGCGGTCGTCACCCTTCCTGACGGTCGCACCAGCTTTCAAGCCCTGCAAGCCGCGCTCAAGGCCAACCCCGAGGCCATCGATTATTTCGCGTTCGATCTCCTCGAACTCGATGGCGAGGATCTGACCGGTCTCCCGCTCATTGAGCGCAAGGAGAAGCTCGCTGCGCTGATCGGCAAGGGCGGAGGCCGAATTCGCTATTCGGATCATATCGTCGGTAATGGCGAGAAGCTTCTTGCTAGCTTCTGCAGCGCAGGGCTCGAAGGCGTCATCTCGAAGCGCATCGACGCGCGCTACAGTGGCTCGCGCAGCGGCAGCTGGGTCAAGACCAAGTGCATTCGCCGTCAGGAGTTCGTGATCGTGGGTTGGACGCCGTCCGACAAACAGCGCGGATTTCGCTCGCTTCTGCTGGGGGTCAATGAAAATGGCAAATTGCGATACGCTGGCAAGGTTGGCACCGGCTTCACCGGTGATGAGATCGACCGATTGATGGAGATCATGGAACCCCTCGAGCGCAATAAGCCAACGGTCGAAGCGCCCCGCGCCGCCGTTCGTGACGCTCACTGGATCGAGCCGAAGCTGGTTGCCGAAATCGCCTATATCGAGTTTACCGATGAAGGCGTCCTTCGCCATCCAAGCTATCTCGGCCTGCGCGAAGACAAGAAGCCCGAAGCGATCGTGCTCGAGACCGAGGCTCCGGTGGCCGCCGCGATCGCTCCGGCGACAGACGCCGTGCGGATCAGCAACCGGGAGCGTGTGATTTTCCCGGAGGGAAAGCTCACCAAAGGCCAGCTTGCGGATTATTATGAGATCGTCGCGCCAATCATGCTGCCATGGGCGGGAAGCAGGCCAATAAGCCTGGTCCGCTGTCCGCAGGGCCGAGCCAAGAAGTGCTTTTTCCAGAAACATGATGCCGGAAGCTTCGGCAGCGAGGTCAAGCAGATCGGTATCCGCGAGAAAGACGGGCACGAAGAGGCGTACCTGTTTGTCGATACGCCGGCGGGCCTTCTCACCTGTGTTCAGATGGGTACGATCGAGTTTCATGGCTGGGGCGCGCGGATCGAGGATATCGAAAAAGCCGATAGGCTCGTATTCGATCTCGATCCCGACGAGGGGCTGGATTTCAAGGACGTCGTTTCAGCAGCATTTCACGTCCAGGACTTGCTTGCCCAGATGGGGCTGACCACCTTCCCGATGGTTACGGGCGGGAAGGGCGTCCATGTGATCGCTCCGCTCACTCCCTCGGCCGAATGGCCAGAAGTGAAAGACTTTGCCCACCGCTTTGCCCTGGCGCTTTCCCAGGCAGACCCCGAGCGCTTCACCGCCGCTCTTGCAAAAGCCAAGCGGACAGGACGGATCTTCATCGATTACTTGCGCAACCAGCGCGGCGCGACAGCGGTCATGCCTTACAGCGCCCGCAGCCGCGAGTTTGCGCCGATCGCTGTCGCGCGACATTCAGGGTGA
- the istB gene encoding IS21-like element helper ATPase IstB: protein MSTAPMIDAQRLGLMLNELRLPTIKHIWGDFAAQADKEGWPASRFLAALAEHELAERDRRRIGRHLAEAHLPAGKTLDCFAFEAVPMISKAQVMALCAGDGWLDQGSNLILFGPPGGGKSHLAAAIGLALVENGWRALFTRTSDLVQRLQVARRELTLESAIAKLDKYHLLILDDFAYVSRDQAETSVLFELISARYERRSLLITANQPFGEWNRVFPDPAMTLAAVDRLVHHATIFEMNVESYRRRTAQARRSGAGRPAAYTTPKVLETIRDNQDENEILASDN from the coding sequence ATGAGCACGGCTCCCATGATCGACGCACAGCGCCTGGGCCTGATGCTCAATGAACTGCGCTTGCCAACCATCAAGCATATCTGGGGAGATTTTGCAGCCCAGGCGGACAAGGAAGGATGGCCCGCGAGCCGGTTCCTTGCAGCTCTCGCCGAACACGAACTCGCCGAACGCGATCGTCGCCGGATCGGGCGTCATCTGGCTGAAGCCCACCTGCCGGCGGGCAAGACGTTGGACTGCTTCGCCTTCGAGGCCGTGCCGATGATCTCCAAGGCACAGGTCATGGCCCTGTGCGCCGGCGATGGTTGGCTCGACCAGGGTTCCAATCTCATCCTGTTCGGTCCGCCAGGCGGCGGCAAAAGCCATCTGGCGGCGGCGATCGGCCTGGCATTGGTGGAAAATGGCTGGCGAGCACTGTTCACCCGCACCTCTGACCTCGTCCAACGTCTGCAGGTGGCTCGCCGCGAACTGACGCTGGAATCCGCAATCGCCAAGCTCGACAAGTATCATCTGCTCATTCTCGACGACTTCGCCTACGTCTCACGCGACCAAGCGGAAACCTCTGTCCTCTTCGAACTGATCAGTGCCCGATACGAGCGCAGATCCTTGCTCATCACCGCCAACCAGCCCTTCGGTGAATGGAACCGCGTCTTCCCGGACCCGGCAATGACGCTCGCTGCGGTCGACAGGCTCGTGCATCACGCCACGATCTTCGAGATGAACGTGGAAAGTTATCGCCGGCGCACGGCTCAGGCCCGCCGCTCCGGGGCTGGACGTCCTGCCGCCTACACCACTCCGAAAGTCCTCGAGACCATCCGCGACAATCAGGATGAGAACGAGATCCTTGCCAGCGACAATTAA
- the istA gene encoding IS21 family transposase: MHWVFLGRRTWRVAGRHINDHQVRLFMTNRRNDPVALAAAKAGFSPATGYRVLQDARLPSQRQAPRGRRRPDPLSGIFEEVVVPMLEAAPGLRPVAIFEELRRRYPDTEFGSRRTLERRIRDWRALNGQDREVIFRQVHEPGRLGMSDFTCMNDLEVAIAGAPLDHLLYHFRLPCGGFEHGHVILGGESFVALAEGLQNALWSAGGAPRLHRTDSLSAAFRNLDADAKADLTKRYDALCAHYGMVPTRNNTGIAHENGAIESAHGHIKAAVKDALLLRGTTDFTDLAAYRRFIDEVVTARNRRHGPGIDAERKALQSLPNARTTDYEEVLVTVTSSGGFTLRKVFYTVPSRLIGHRLRVRLYDDRLDVFIGGTRLMTLQRGRAGVNGKHGHVVDYRHVIHSLRRKPMALRGLVYRDSLFPRAPYRLMFEHLLEAVGEKEACRIMVELLAMAHERACEAELSHILEEDLAIRRIPCLSALRARFSPDPATLPEVVVEMVSLSIYDGLIEQGEAA, from the coding sequence ATGCATTGGGTTTTCCTGGGAAGGAGGACCTGGCGTGTGGCGGGCCGACACATCAACGATCATCAGGTGAGACTTTTCATGACTAACAGACGTAACGATCCCGTCGCCCTGGCAGCGGCGAAGGCCGGTTTCAGCCCGGCGACCGGCTATCGGGTGCTGCAGGATGCGCGCCTGCCTTCCCAGCGACAGGCGCCGCGCGGCCGACGGCGCCCTGATCCGCTATCGGGCATTTTCGAGGAGGTTGTCGTGCCGATGCTGGAGGCCGCCCCCGGTCTTCGTCCTGTCGCGATCTTCGAGGAACTGCGCCGCCGGTACCCGGATACCGAGTTCGGCTCACGACGAACCCTGGAGAGGCGTATTCGCGACTGGCGAGCTCTGAACGGCCAGGATCGGGAAGTCATCTTCAGGCAGGTTCATGAGCCGGGGCGGCTCGGCATGTCCGATTTTACGTGCATGAACGATCTGGAGGTCGCCATCGCCGGGGCGCCTTTGGACCACTTGCTCTATCACTTCCGCCTGCCTTGCGGCGGCTTTGAACATGGGCACGTCATTCTAGGCGGCGAGAGTTTCGTCGCCCTGGCCGAAGGGCTGCAGAATGCGCTCTGGTCTGCCGGCGGAGCGCCCAGGCTCCACCGTACCGACAGCTTGTCGGCCGCCTTCCGCAACCTGGACGCAGATGCGAAGGCCGACCTGACCAAGCGCTATGACGCCCTATGCGCCCATTATGGAATGGTGCCGACGCGCAACAACACAGGCATTGCCCACGAGAACGGTGCGATCGAGAGCGCCCACGGCCATATCAAGGCTGCAGTGAAGGACGCGCTGTTATTGCGCGGGACCACGGACTTCACCGACCTTGCCGCTTATCGCCGCTTCATCGACGAAGTCGTGACCGCAAGGAACCGGCGCCACGGTCCCGGCATCGATGCTGAGCGCAAGGCGCTGCAATCCCTCCCGAACGCACGGACTACCGATTACGAGGAAGTCCTCGTGACAGTGACGTCCTCGGGCGGCTTCACCCTGCGCAAGGTGTTCTACACGGTCCCCTCGCGCTTGATCGGACATCGCCTGCGAGTGCGCCTTTACGACGATCGTCTCGATGTCTTCATCGGCGGCACAAGGCTCATGACCCTGCAGCGCGGCCGCGCCGGTGTGAACGGTAAGCACGGCCACGTTGTCGATTATCGCCATGTCATTCATTCCCTGCGCCGCAAGCCGATGGCGCTACGGGGATTGGTCTATCGTGACAGCCTGTTCCCCCGCGCGCCCTACCGCCTCATGTTCGAGCACTTGCTGGAAGCTGTGGGCGAGAAAGAAGCCTGCCGGATCATGGTCGAGCTTCTGGCCATGGCCCACGAGCGCGCCTGCGAGGCGGAGCTCTCCCATATCCTGGAAGAGGACCTGGCAATCCGCAGGATCCCATGCCTGTCGGCACTTCGGGCCCGCTTTAGCCCCGATCCCGCCACTTTGCCTGAAGTCGTGGTCGAGATGGTCTCGCTCTCGATCTACGACGGGCTGATCGAACAGGGAGAAGCGGCATGA
- a CDS encoding cupin: MNPEKFLLDANDWVPNNQGLPVLIYRSVESGAREQIAEAFETRFADHGWPAKWRDTIFDYHHYHSTTHEALGVASGRASLILGGPGAQIVSVAAGDALVLPVGTGHCLIEASEDFLVVGAYPEGQDWDICQDPPSKEALERIQTMLAAEQDPVTGK, from the coding sequence ATGAACCCAGAGAAATTCCTGCTCGACGCCAATGACTGGGTGCCCAACAATCAAGGATTGCCGGTACTGATCTACCGAAGCGTGGAAAGCGGTGCCCGGGAACAGATCGCCGAAGCGTTCGAGACGCGCTTCGCTGATCACGGCTGGCCGGCGAAATGGCGGGATACCATATTCGACTATCATCACTATCACTCGACCACCCATGAGGCATTGGGCGTCGCGAGCGGCCGCGCCTCGCTGATCCTGGGCGGACCAGGCGCACAGATCGTGAGCGTTGCAGCGGGTGACGCACTCGTATTGCCGGTCGGCACCGGCCATTGCCTGATCGAGGCCAGTGAAGATTTCCTGGTCGTGGGTGCCTACCCTGAGGGACAGGATTGGGACATTTGCCAGGACCCGCCATCGAAGGAGGCGCTCGAGCGTATCCAGACGATGCTCGCAGCTGAGCAAGATCCCGTTACTGGCAAATGA
- a CDS encoding DUF763 domain-containing protein, whose protein sequence is MSRRGGSADLPLHGGRVPAWLGERMTRLGAVITQAIVLEYGRDEFLRRLSHPFWFQSFGAVMGMDWHSSGITTSVIGALKRGLAPLSGELGIHVCGGRGKHSRKTPDELVLVGERTGIDGAALAATSRLVAKVDSAALQDGFDLYLHGFIVADDGRWVIVQQGMNADRRQARRYHWLSEGIKDFVDAPHAAIEGRGGGQIVNLADRRAADSRSGQLELLGSLGPDGILRELRRMTPGVEPEQGLLPHLIMPDHHDVRPENVIERRLHGALAAAADLGPKDFSELLLVPGVGARTVRSLAMVAEVVHGAPCRFSDPARFSLAHGGKDRHPFPVPTNVYDHTIAVMKSAVRKARLGYGEELAAIRRLDEQARRLEATASGPSLDDYLAEERSRSHEYGGRSVFGWEPPAEQVAAISRPLKSATRPE, encoded by the coding sequence TTGAGCAGGCGCGGTGGGAGCGCCGACCTTCCCCTGCACGGCGGCAGGGTTCCCGCCTGGCTGGGCGAACGCATGACCAGACTGGGCGCCGTTATCACCCAGGCAATCGTGCTCGAGTATGGCCGCGATGAATTCCTTCGCCGTTTGTCCCATCCCTTCTGGTTTCAGTCGTTCGGTGCGGTGATGGGAATGGACTGGCATTCCTCGGGCATCACAACCAGCGTTATTGGCGCGTTGAAGCGCGGACTGGCGCCATTGTCGGGTGAGCTTGGCATTCATGTCTGCGGCGGGAGGGGCAAGCACAGCCGCAAAACGCCTGATGAGTTGGTGCTTGTAGGAGAACGTACCGGCATCGACGGCGCGGCACTCGCCGCCACCAGTCGTCTGGTCGCCAAAGTAGACAGCGCGGCGCTTCAGGATGGTTTCGACTTGTACCTGCACGGGTTCATCGTCGCGGATGACGGGCGGTGGGTAATTGTGCAGCAAGGCATGAACGCTGATCGGCGGCAAGCTCGACGTTATCACTGGCTGAGCGAAGGTATTAAGGATTTTGTCGACGCTCCTCATGCGGCGATAGAGGGGCGAGGCGGTGGCCAAATCGTCAACCTTGCCGATCGCCGCGCAGCAGACTCACGCAGCGGGCAACTGGAGCTCCTGGGATCGCTCGGGCCGGACGGAATCTTGCGCGAGTTGCGGCGCATGACGCCCGGGGTCGAGCCGGAACAAGGCCTTCTCCCTCATCTGATCATGCCGGACCATCACGATGTTCGTCCCGAAAATGTGATTGAACGGCGTTTGCATGGTGCCCTTGCGGCTGCGGCGGATCTCGGTCCCAAGGATTTTTCCGAATTGCTGCTGGTTCCAGGAGTGGGAGCACGAACGGTTCGTTCCCTGGCTATGGTGGCGGAAGTCGTTCACGGCGCCCCGTGCCGTTTCAGCGATCCGGCTCGATTCTCCCTCGCGCACGGCGGCAAGGATCGACATCCTTTTCCGGTACCCACGAACGTGTACGACCATACGATTGCGGTAATGAAGTCTGCGGTGCGAAAGGCCAGGCTCGGGTACGGCGAAGAGTTGGCAGCGATCAGGCGGCTGGATGAGCAGGCGCGGAGACTTGAGGCAACCGCCTCGGGCCCGTCGCTTGACGATTACCTCGCCGAGGAACG